From the genome of Triticum aestivum cultivar Chinese Spring unplaced genomic scaffold, IWGSC CS RefSeq v2.1 scaffold281042, whole genome shotgun sequence, one region includes:
- the LOC123177105 gene encoding uncharacterized protein, whose protein sequence is MSLRQLLGWSDGEVMRPESKPCSRLMRHTAGIFSVGGGLAFWVLCRLHYGPRITVPRSLRWASCGAMGTSATAAMLVRLFSPECEPQNIAAFDRPEYKPA, encoded by the exons ATGTCGCTACGTCAGCTACTGGGATGGTCAGATGGAGAGGTGATGCGGCCGGAGTCAAAGCCGTGTTCCCGACTGATGCGCCACACTGCTGGTATCTTCTCAGTTGGTGGTGGCCTTGCTTTCTGGGTGCTTTGCCGCCTTCACTATG GTCCAAGGATAACGGTTCCAAGGAGTCTCAGGTGGGCATCCTGTGGAGCGATGGGCACGAGCGCGACGGCAGCCATGCTTGTGCGGCTCTTCAGCCCGGAGTGTGAACCACAGAACATAGCAGCTTTCGACAGACCTGAATACAAGCCTGCATAG